Proteins from one Patescibacteria group bacterium genomic window:
- a CDS encoding sugar nucleotide-binding protein, producing the protein MKILIIGKGYLGIRCAQSWNDAVITDKIVETVEDVEKLIDEHQPDAILNAAGIVGKPNVDWCETHQLETYQGNTILPLIIAEACQKKGVYLLHMGTGCIFYGQAPDGQAWTEDDYANPVAVYTRCKYAADLVLAKMPNVGIARIRMPLDDRPHPANLIDKLSKYEKIVDVENSLTVVPDMIDVFYQLLEKKAEGIYHVTNPGSIKHKEILALYKKYIDPNHKNEWIKEEELVRLGLADKKRSNNIMTSLNLPKLGIKMRPVKEAVEDTIKKYADNKK; encoded by the coding sequence ATGAAAATACTTATAATAGGCAAAGGATATTTAGGCATTCGTTGTGCCCAGAGCTGGAACGACGCAGTCATAACTGACAAGATTGTTGAAACTGTGGAAGATGTCGAAAAATTAATAGACGAGCACCAACCCGACGCAATTTTAAATGCAGCCGGAATTGTTGGTAAACCAAATGTAGATTGGTGTGAAACTCACCAATTGGAAACCTATCAGGGCAATACCATACTGCCACTTATCATTGCCGAGGCTTGTCAGAAAAAAGGAGTATATCTTCTTCATATGGGCACTGGCTGTATATTTTATGGTCAGGCTCCTGATGGTCAGGCCTGGACAGAAGATGATTATGCCAATCCAGTGGCAGTCTATACTAGATGTAAATATGCAGCTGATTTGGTCTTGGCCAAAATGCCAAATGTCGGTATTGCCCGTATCCGCATGCCACTTGATGACAGGCCTCATCCAGCCAATTTGATTGATAAATTATCAAAATACGAAAAAATAGTGGATGTAGAAAATTCTTTGACCGTTGTACCAGACATGATAGATGTCTTTTATCAGCTCTTAGAAAAAAAAGCAGAGGGCATATACCACGTGACCAATCCAGGCTCTATCAAACACAAAGAAATCCTGGCACTGTATAAAAAATATATAGATCCTAATCACAAAAATGAATGGATAAAGGAAGAAGAATTGGTCAGGCTTGGTTTGGCTGACAAAAAAAGATCAAATAATATTATGACTTCTCTTAATCTTCCAAAGCTGGGTATCAAAATGCGTCCAGTCAAAGAAGCAGTAGAGGACACTATAAAAAAATACGCAGATAATAAAAAATAA
- a CDS encoding histidine phosphatase family protein: MAQRTIIKPTIETITDLNQIKHSKPWHIHTLENIVILQRHWPHTANVSRRRYIRLARKIGAMMDYLPLACAMSSPEPRAIEAALAFQNKHTKRVPIRTDDRLGALSGADPELLAQIKAGAKSLGVTPETFILESVELTDLRKQRGNEGAEAVLEMVDGHMGKTFLVTSHGGSRLELTIAALVGRDQCGYPCQMPEGAICFLSFDDKQNINFEHYLVFDNRLLR; the protein is encoded by the coding sequence ATGGCCCAGCGCACGATTATCAAGCCGACCATCGAGACCATCACCGATCTCAACCAGATCAAGCACAGCAAGCCCTGGCACATCCATACTCTCGAGAACATCGTCATCCTGCAGCGCCACTGGCCCCACACGGCCAACGTCAGCCGGCGCCGGTACATCCGCCTGGCCCGCAAGATCGGTGCCATGATGGACTATCTGCCGCTCGCCTGCGCGATGTCGAGCCCCGAACCCCGCGCCATCGAGGCGGCGCTCGCCTTCCAGAACAAGCACACCAAGCGCGTGCCGATCCGGACCGATGACCGCCTGGGTGCCTTGTCCGGCGCCGATCCCGAACTGCTGGCCCAGATCAAGGCCGGCGCCAAGAGCCTCGGCGTCACCCCCGAGACCTTCATCCTGGAGAGCGTCGAGCTCACCGACCTGCGCAAGCAGCGTGGCAACGAAGGCGCCGAAGCGGTTCTGGAGATGGTCGACGGCCACATGGGCAAGACCTTCCTGGTCACCAGCCACGGTGGCTCGCGCCTGGAGCTCACGATCGCAGCGCTCGTCGGCCGCGATCAGTGTGGCTACCCCTGCCAGATGCCCGAGGGCGCCATCTGCTTCCTCAGCTTCGACGACAAGCAGAACATCAACTTCGAGCACTACCTGGTCTTCGACAACCGCCTCCTCCGTTAG
- a CDS encoding HAD-IA family hydrolase — protein MKPKIKLIIIDLYGVMSVGSYKETCRWISRKYKIDFDICYDIVYHKYFTPASLGKITERQSFELAAKEIGMKEDWKIFRSKHLSFQHINKSVFNFAKSLQNKEYKILLLSKNTTGQFKYVVNKYQLKKHFDLINTYDLKLSKGSAKTFKYVLKKYKVKADEVFFVDDQYFNLPNAKKLGIHTYLYKNFKDFRKYLTSLLND, from the coding sequence ATGAAACCAAAAATAAAGCTAATTATTATAGATCTATATGGTGTGATGAGTGTCGGCAGCTACAAGGAAACTTGTCGGTGGATTAGTCGCAAATACAAAATAGATTTTGATATTTGCTATGATATTGTCTATCACAAATATTTTACTCCGGCATCCCTCGGCAAGATAACTGAAAGACAATCCTTTGAGCTAGCCGCCAAAGAAATTGGTATGAAAGAAGATTGGAAAATATTTAGATCTAAACATCTTTCTTTTCAACATATCAATAAGTCAGTTTTTAATTTTGCTAAATCACTTCAAAATAAGGAATATAAAATACTACTTCTTTCTAAAAATACAACCGGTCAGTTCAAATATGTCGTAAATAAATATCAGCTCAAAAAACATTTTGATTTGATAAACACTTATGATCTAAAATTATCAAAAGGATCTGCTAAGACTTTTAAGTATGTCTTGAAAAAATACAAAGTCAAAGCAGACGAGGTATTTTTTGTAGATGATCAGTATTTTAATCTGCCAAATGCCAAGAAGCTGGGTATTCATACTTATCTGTATAAAAATTTTAAGGATTTTAGAAAATATTTGACCAGTTTGCTCAATGACTAA
- a CDS encoding NifU family protein, with protein MPKAKTKAKAKPKAASKKLSDEDKLNKILDRIRPALMRDNGNLELVSYDKKKGIVEIVLQGACAHCILADVTLKHLIEAEIRGAMPEVKEVRAV; from the coding sequence ATGCCAAAAGCAAAAACAAAAGCCAAGGCAAAGCCTAAGGCCGCGTCAAAAAAACTCAGTGATGAGGACAAATTAAATAAAATACTAGATCGTATTCGTCCGGCTTTGATGCGTGACAATGGCAATTTGGAACTAGTGAGTTATGACAAGAAAAAGGGGATTGTAGAGATTGTACTACAAGGCGCTTGTGCTCACTGTATTTTAGCTGATGTGACTCTAAAGCATTTGATAGAAGCAGAAATCAGAGGGGCTATGCCCGAGGTAAAAGAAGTTCGGGCGGTTTAA
- a CDS encoding NTP transferase domain-containing protein, translated as MKGIILAGGAGTRLHPLTKVTSKQLLPIYDRPMIYYPLETLIDGGIKDILIISDPDNIHKFSKLLASGKDFGVKITYEVQDKPEGIAQAFLLGENFVGSDNVTLILGDNLFVGDGDFLDEAIRSFQSGGRVFAKEVPDPNRFGVVEFDVSGKAISIEEKPTKPKSNFAVTGLYIYDNTVVDKAKSLQPSARGELEITDINNLYLKEGQLDVKKYDHYWLDTGTFDALLEAGNTIAKLRKNGR; from the coding sequence ATGAAAGGAATTATACTTGCTGGCGGAGCCGGCACTAGACTTCATCCACTTACTAAAGTGACATCAAAACAACTCTTGCCAATTTATGATAGGCCGATGATTTATTATCCTTTAGAGACTCTCATTGACGGTGGTATCAAAGATATACTGATAATCTCTGATCCGGACAATATTCACAAATTTTCCAAGTTGCTGGCTAGTGGCAAAGATTTTGGCGTCAAGATCACTTATGAAGTGCAAGATAAACCAGAGGGCATTGCTCAGGCTTTTTTACTAGGAGAAAATTTTGTAGGTAGCGACAACGTTACTTTGATACTTGGTGACAACCTGTTTGTCGGTGACGGTGATTTTCTTGATGAGGCTATCAGGAGTTTTCAATCAGGTGGTCGTGTTTTTGCTAAAGAAGTGCCTGATCCCAATAGATTTGGTGTAGTAGAGTTTGATGTTAGTGGCAAAGCAATTTCTATAGAAGAAAAGCCAACCAAGCCAAAGAGCAATTTTGCGGTAACTGGGCTTTATATTTATGATAATACTGTGGTAGACAAAGCCAAGAGTCTCCAGCCATCAGCCAGAGGAGAATTGGAAATTACCGATATCAACAATCTATATCTCAAAGAGGGGCAACTTGATGTCAAAAAATATGATCATTATTGGTTGGATACGGGTACTTTTGATGCCTTACTGGAAGCTGGCAACACTATTGCTAAATTAAGGAAAAATGGAAGATAA
- the mraY gene encoding phospho-N-acetylmuramoyl-pentapeptide-transferase, giving the protein MPALDIIKVLTLTTISFALAMMLTPAWTHFLYKFKLVKNIRQDGATPIFSQMHQTKAGTPTMGGVLIWMTVLILAGVFFIISQVWPDSILASFNFLTRRETYLPLGALVASALVGLVDDWFNVTRQGGGKGGGLTVKHRLLIYTLIAMFGAWWFYYKLEWDVVRVPFLGVFEMGWWFIPFFIFILVATAFSVNEADGLDGLAGGIVLAAFAAYGTIAFIQGDYNLAAFCGVISGALLSFLWFNINPARFFMGDTGAMSLGIALGIVAMLTGYPLLLPIIGFLLLLESLSVIIQILSKKIRKKKVFLSAPLHHHFEAKGWPETKVVMRFWVIAGVFAVLGLILAVIDLSLW; this is encoded by the coding sequence ATGCCCGCTTTAGACATTATCAAAGTTTTGACACTAACTACTATATCATTTGCTCTAGCGATGATGCTCACTCCTGCTTGGACTCATTTTTTGTATAAATTTAAACTTGTCAAAAATATCCGTCAAGATGGAGCTACACCAATTTTTTCACAAATGCATCAGACCAAGGCCGGTACGCCAACTATGGGCGGAGTGCTGATTTGGATGACAGTGCTGATTTTGGCAGGAGTATTTTTTATTATTTCCCAAGTTTGGCCAGATTCTATTTTGGCTTCATTCAATTTTTTGACCCGTCGAGAAACATATCTGCCTTTGGGTGCTTTGGTGGCTTCTGCTCTAGTGGGTTTGGTTGACGATTGGTTCAATGTCACTCGTCAGGGTGGAGGTAAAGGTGGAGGATTGACCGTCAAACATCGTCTGCTTATCTATACTTTGATTGCTATGTTTGGTGCCTGGTGGTTTTATTACAAATTGGAATGGGATGTTGTCAGAGTACCTTTTTTAGGAGTTTTTGAAATGGGCTGGTGGTTTATTCCATTTTTTATTTTTATTCTTGTTGCCACAGCTTTTTCAGTCAATGAAGCTGATGGTTTAGATGGCTTGGCCGGTGGTATAGTTTTGGCAGCTTTTGCTGCTTATGGCACTATTGCTTTTATCCAAGGTGATTACAATTTGGCAGCTTTTTGCGGAGTGATATCAGGAGCTTTACTTTCTTTTCTGTGGTTCAATATAAATCCAGCTAGATTTTTTATGGGCGATACTGGTGCAATGTCTTTGGGGATAGCACTTGGTATAGTCGCTATGTTGACCGGATATCCTTTGCTCTTGCCAATTATCGGTTTTTTGCTGCTTTTGGAATCCTTGTCAGTTATTATTCAAATATTATCAAAAAAAATCCGCAAGAAAAAAGTATTTTTATCAGCCCCTCTTCATCATCATTTTGAAGCCAAAGGTTGGCCAGAAACAAAAGTAGTTATGCGTTTTTGGGTAATCGCTGGAGTTTTTGCCGTATTAGGTCTTATCTTAGCGGTTATTGATTTGAGTTTATGGTAA
- a CDS encoding RNase adapter RapZ — MKIIKVYSVGQFWHDMYPLCPTGYTLQVIIDIRGAIADLLEEIGPIDGTEKVCQDHIMSAPGYAEWLERTNDWLYTNYLKTFLKNKQFECLNIIFVCTGGFQRSVTTAIKSAEYLRIHCAGKAEVVVKHLTMEMTRGLAKEITNKG, encoded by the coding sequence ATGAAGATAATCAAGGTCTACTCTGTCGGCCAGTTCTGGCACGACATGTATCCCCTCTGCCCGACCGGTTACACCCTACAGGTTATCATCGACATCCGCGGTGCCATTGCTGATCTCCTCGAGGAGATTGGCCCGATCGACGGCACCGAGAAGGTCTGTCAGGATCACATCATGTCAGCTCCCGGCTACGCCGAATGGCTGGAGCGCACCAACGACTGGCTCTACACCAACTACCTGAAAACGTTCCTGAAAAATAAGCAGTTCGAATGCCTCAATATCATCTTCGTGTGCACTGGGGGCTTCCAGCGCTCGGTCACGACGGCCATCAAAAGTGCTGAGTACTTGCGCATACACTGCGCCGGTAAGGCTGAGGTCGTGGTCAAGCACCTGACCATGGAGATGACCAGGGGGCTGGCCAAGGAGATAACCAACAAGGGCTGA